The Papaver somniferum cultivar HN1 chromosome 3, ASM357369v1, whole genome shotgun sequence genome includes a region encoding these proteins:
- the LOC113359496 gene encoding uncharacterized protein LOC113359496 — protein sequence MVELWFARNRACFDEEVPNLVQFKLRMMQFPKENSVRMKGTINGSMYDMSIMTLFGIKGLKAKTAMVKECSFQFPEPNQVLICCDGASKGNPGKSGYGFVGRSNTGSYLGAEAGGLGIATNYIAEVMALIYAGEWAVRRQFLNVCFSLDSKAVLQAFSSGNVPWIVKNRWERIQKKLQSISFRHSFREVNFSADKMAKKGASLRRGKVIVYEEKPAILGELECENQAYFRFF from the coding sequence ATGGTGGAACTTTGGTTTGCCAGAAACAGAGCTTGTTTTGATGAGGAAGTTCCAAATTTGGTGCAATTCAAATTGAGAATGATGCAGTTTCCAAAGGAGAACAGTGTAAGAATGAAGGGTACAATAAATGGATCAATGTATGACATGAGCATTATGACATTGTTTGGCATCAAAGGATTGAAAGCTAAAACAGCAATGGTGAAAGAATGCAGTTTCCAGTTCCCTGAACCTAATCAAGTCCTCATTTGCTGTGATGGAGCATCAAAAGGAAATCCTGGAAAATCTGGTTATGGATTTGTTGGAAGAAGTAATACTGGGAGTTATCTTGGGGCAGAGGCTGGAGGTCTAGGAATAGCCACAAATTATATTGCAGAGGTGATGGCTTTAATCTATGCAGGTGAATGGGCTGTAAGAAGACAATTCTTAAATGTTTGTTTCAGCTTAGATTCAAAAGCAGTGTTGCAGGCATTTAGCTCAGGGAATGTACCTTGGATAGTAAAAAACAGATGGGAAAGAATTCAAAAGAAGCTACAAAGCATATCCTTTAGACATTCCTTTAGAGAAGTTAATTTTTCAGCAGACAAAATGGCAAAGAAAGGTGCATCTTTAAGAAGAGGAAAAGTAATTGTATATGAAGAGAAACCTGCAATTTTGGGAGAACTGGAATGTGAAAACCAGgcttattttaggtttttctga